In Acidimicrobiia bacterium, one DNA window encodes the following:
- a CDS encoding sigma-70 family RNA polymerase sigma factor, translated as MKRYRAIAVVQGDISDRDWTVAALDRNQLAVEHLDLVGPIVAEVSVRYPRHVDRTELWNAGALGLVEASRRFNTESGVPFARYAAIRIRGAIIDSTRSRDWATRSVRRNLREIQQAISDVEERTGRRPGDDDLAKVLGISVGELSNRQAQASYSTLLHLDQEDSEEAPLRDLIAEERSAVLPEDALESRELLGTLRAAISFLAPVQAEVVGRYYLCGDSLQDIADDLKVTEARVSQIRAEALASMRSYFATLYEGLPEVADSEPGKRARSAYLSVLSENTTWRSRLEMDELSTAAR; from the coding sequence GTGAAGCGCTACCGAGCGATCGCAGTTGTCCAAGGGGACATCTCGGACAGGGATTGGACAGTGGCCGCCTTGGATCGAAATCAGTTGGCAGTCGAGCACCTCGATCTCGTCGGCCCTATCGTGGCCGAGGTCTCGGTTCGCTACCCACGTCACGTCGACCGGACGGAACTGTGGAATGCGGGTGCTCTCGGCCTCGTCGAAGCCTCGAGGCGCTTCAACACGGAGAGCGGAGTCCCGTTCGCCAGGTATGCCGCCATCCGGATAAGGGGAGCGATCATCGACTCGACGAGATCTCGTGATTGGGCCACCCGCTCCGTGCGTCGGAATCTTCGCGAGATCCAGCAGGCGATATCGGATGTCGAAGAGAGAACCGGGCGCCGTCCCGGCGATGACGACCTCGCCAAAGTACTGGGCATCTCCGTCGGGGAGCTATCGAACAGGCAGGCACAGGCGAGTTACAGCACTCTCCTGCACCTCGATCAAGAAGACTCGGAAGAGGCGCCGCTTCGCGACCTGATTGCCGAGGAGCGGTCGGCGGTTCTCCCTGAGGATGCACTGGAGAGTCGCGAACTGCTGGGCACCCTCAGGGCTGCTATCAGTTTCCTGGCGCCGGTTCAAGCGGAAGTGGTCGGCCGCTACTACTTGTGCGGCGACTCCTTGCAGGACATTGCCGACGATCTGAAGGTGACTGAAGCCCGGGTCTCACAGATCAGGGCCGAGGCCCTGGCATCAATGCGGTCGTATTTTGCAACCCTCTACGAGGGCCTGCCCGAAGTCGCAGATTCGGAACCGGGGAAACGTGCACGATCGGCCTATCTGTCGGTGCTGTCGGAGAACACCACCTGGCGTTCCCGGTTGGAGATGGATGAGCTTTCAACCGCAGCCCGCTAA
- a CDS encoding glycosyltransferase, with amino-acid sequence MITVVYIVSAVILVYFLAMNVVYATTSVLAFIDLKKYVGRLKSLHIGDLVNAAGGMPITLIVPAFNEEAGIVESVRSLLTLQYSDYEIIVVDDGSTDGTLGSLVEAFQLIPADRAPSADLLTAPVRSVHRAARHPNLWVVSKDNGGKADSLNAGLNHSRTPLFCAMDADTLLEPEALPRLVRPFLENRNTVAAGGIVRIANGCVIDGGIVRQVLLPKSIVAQFQVVEYLRAFLAARVGWDVLQATLIISGAFGVFKRGIVVDAGGFATGTVGEDMELVVRLHRHCRENDIAYRIAFIPDPVAWTEAPEDLRSLGRQRNRWQRGLVQTLWRHRQMFGNPLYGPPALIGFTYYGLFEVIGPFIEAVGFVVFFWALIAGIAPPSYILAFLALAVAAGVALSVAAVALEELSFRRYSRPRDLGRLMLMAFIENLGYRQLATWWRIRGLFSALRGDQNWGTLERRGFKTQEP; translated from the coding sequence ATGATCACCGTGGTCTACATAGTGAGCGCGGTGATTCTGGTCTATTTCCTCGCCATGAACGTCGTCTACGCGACGACGAGCGTGCTGGCCTTCATCGATCTCAAGAAGTACGTCGGGAGGTTGAAGTCGCTGCACATAGGGGACCTGGTGAACGCAGCCGGAGGCATGCCGATAACTCTCATCGTGCCTGCTTTCAACGAGGAGGCCGGCATCGTCGAGTCGGTTCGTTCGCTGCTCACCCTCCAATACTCCGATTACGAGATCATCGTCGTGGACGATGGGTCAACGGACGGCACTCTCGGCAGCCTCGTCGAGGCATTCCAGCTCATACCTGCCGACCGGGCACCGAGTGCCGATTTGCTCACTGCGCCCGTCAGGAGCGTTCACCGGGCCGCGCGCCATCCGAACCTCTGGGTCGTCAGCAAGGACAACGGGGGCAAGGCCGACAGCTTGAACGCAGGCCTCAATCACTCGAGGACGCCCCTGTTCTGCGCAATGGACGCCGACACGTTGTTGGAACCTGAAGCCCTCCCGCGCCTCGTGCGGCCTTTCCTGGAGAATCGCAACACCGTGGCTGCCGGCGGCATAGTGCGCATCGCCAACGGCTGCGTGATCGACGGAGGCATCGTCAGGCAGGTCCTGTTGCCGAAGAGCATCGTCGCTCAATTCCAGGTCGTCGAGTATCTCAGGGCGTTTCTCGCCGCACGCGTAGGGTGGGACGTCCTTCAGGCGACGTTGATAATCTCGGGCGCCTTCGGTGTCTTCAAACGAGGCATCGTTGTCGATGCAGGCGGATTCGCCACCGGAACCGTCGGGGAGGACATGGAACTGGTGGTGAGGCTCCACCGCCATTGCCGGGAGAACGACATCGCCTACCGGATTGCCTTCATTCCCGACCCGGTTGCCTGGACCGAAGCGCCGGAGGATCTGCGGAGCCTCGGCAGACAGCGCAACCGCTGGCAACGAGGCCTGGTCCAGACCCTGTGGCGGCACCGGCAGATGTTCGGCAACCCCCTCTACGGTCCGCCTGCGCTGATCGGCTTCACCTATTACGGCCTATTCGAGGTCATCGGACCTTTCATCGAGGCAGTCGGGTTCGTGGTCTTCTTCTGGGCGCTGATCGCCGGGATCGCTCCACCGTCATACATCCTGGCATTCCTCGCCCTGGCAGTGGCGGCCGGAGTGGCCCTGTCGGTCGCCGCGGTTGCGCTCGAGGAACTGTCGTTCCGGCGATACTCGCGTCCGCGCGATCTCGGACGTTTGATGCTGATGGCGTTCATCGAGAACCTGGGTTATCGACAACTTGCCACCTGGTGGCGGATTCGGGGACTCTTCTCGGCTCTGCGCGGGGATCAGAACTGGGGGACTCTCGAGCGTCGCGGGTTCAAGACACAGGAGCCTTGA
- a CDS encoding HEAT repeat domain-containing protein yields MWSGGTSSSWASEALIGVVLWSTLVIVGVVACLAVSAFAMRIRNIARARRYSRYEATWEPLLLEVMAGTLPISDLLDTVTPRSSRHFLLFLVRYARLLAGQDNLTITEIAAPILPGILGDLQARSASRRALAVQTLATLGIEKHGARIARALDDPSQLVSMVAARSLAGSHRPEYIGRVLRNLHRYSEWNSRFLASMLASLGVEAAPALRSFLQAGGKAIDRAVAAEALGLLTDPVAGDIAVEILAGSPNRELAAALLRLLRTVGGPEHAPVVRSYASGRDGTLKALALSALGTIGDASDIEKLEQGMFDADPWVAINAARSLLEAGGRARLHEIARSDLPQSTLARETIAGGVA; encoded by the coding sequence ATGTGGTCTGGCGGCACTTCGTCCAGTTGGGCCTCGGAGGCGCTCATCGGAGTCGTGTTGTGGTCGACGCTCGTCATCGTCGGAGTTGTCGCATGCCTCGCCGTTTCCGCCTTCGCGATGCGGATACGGAACATCGCCCGTGCACGTCGCTACTCGAGGTACGAGGCGACCTGGGAGCCTTTGCTCCTGGAGGTCATGGCCGGAACGCTCCCGATCTCCGACCTGCTCGACACGGTCACTCCCCGATCCTCCCGCCACTTTCTCCTCTTCCTGGTGCGATACGCCAGATTGCTGGCCGGCCAGGACAACCTCACGATCACCGAAATCGCCGCGCCGATCCTGCCGGGCATTCTCGGGGACCTGCAGGCCCGGTCTGCCTCACGGAGAGCACTGGCCGTGCAGACCCTCGCCACACTCGGGATCGAGAAGCACGGGGCCCGCATCGCCCGGGCGCTCGATGATCCTTCTCAGCTCGTCTCGATGGTCGCCGCCCGATCTCTCGCCGGATCCCATCGCCCGGAGTACATCGGCAGGGTGCTCCGGAACCTGCATCGCTACTCGGAATGGAACAGTCGCTTCCTCGCCAGCATGCTCGCCTCGCTCGGAGTCGAGGCGGCACCCGCTCTCCGGTCCTTTCTCCAGGCCGGTGGCAAGGCGATCGACAGGGCGGTTGCCGCAGAGGCACTCGGCCTCCTGACGGATCCGGTCGCCGGTGACATAGCGGTCGAGATACTGGCCGGCAGCCCGAACCGGGAACTGGCTGCGGCCCTGCTCAGGCTGCTCAGGACGGTGGGAGGACCGGAGCACGCCCCGGTTGTCCGCAGCTACGCGTCGGGACGCGACGGCACGCTCAAGGCGCTGGCGTTGAGCGCCCTCGGCACCATCGGGGACGCCTCCGACATCGAGAAGCTCGAACAGGGGATGTTCGACGCCGACCCATGGGTCGCTATCAATGCCGCCCGTTCGCTCCTCGAAGCGGGTGGCCGGGCGCGGCTACACGAGATAGCACGGAGCGACCTACCGCAATCGACACTGGCACGGGAGACTATCGCCGGGGGGGTCGCATGA
- a CDS encoding response regulator, giving the protein MPSEANPADQRPRILLAEDDALTARLIVHRLEREGYEVFHCENGQQALDSAQEPDSRPYSLAILDVKMPRMDGFELLGRMKEDPRLASIPVVMLTGMGTEQDVVRALSGGADDYILKPFSPTELALRVQRLLAR; this is encoded by the coding sequence GTGCCCTCCGAGGCCAACCCGGCCGACCAGCGCCCGAGAATCCTCCTCGCCGAGGATGATGCGCTCACCGCCCGGCTCATCGTCCACCGCCTGGAGCGCGAGGGCTACGAAGTATTCCATTGCGAGAACGGTCAGCAAGCCCTCGACTCTGCACAGGAGCCGGATTCCCGGCCCTATTCACTGGCAATCCTCGACGTCAAGATGCCCCGCATGGACGGCTTCGAACTGCTCGGCCGTATGAAAGAGGACCCCAGGCTGGCGTCCATTCCGGTGGTGATGTTGACGGGAATGGGAACAGAGCAGGATGTTGTTCGTGCGCTTTCGGGTGGCGCAGACGACTACATCCTGAAACCCTTCTCGCCCACGGAACTCGCCCTCAGAGTGCAAAGACTGCTGGCCCGGTAG